GACGATGTGGAACTGATGCTCGAAGCCAATCGCATTGGTGGTCGTCATGGCTTAGGCATGAGCGATCAGATTGAAAACCGCATCATTGAAGCGAAAAGCCGTGGCATTTATGAAGCGCCGGGAATGGCTCTGCTGCATATCGCTTATGAGCGCCTGCTGACCGGTATCCACAACGAAGATACCATCGAGCAGTATCATTCACATGGTCGTCAGTTGGGTAAACTGCTGTATCAGGGACGTTGGTTTGATCCGCAGGCATTGATGTTGCGTGATGCGCTGCAACGCTGGGTGGCGAGCGCGATCACCGGCGAAGTGACGCTGGAACTGCGCCGTGGTAACGACTATTCCATCCTCAACACCGTCTCAGACAACCTGACCTATAAAGCAGAGCGTCTGACCATGGAGAAAGGTGACTCTGTATTCTCTCCTGACGATCGTATCGGTCAGTTAACCATGCGTAATCTGGATATTACCGATACTCGTGAGAAGCTGTTCAACTACATCGAAACTGGCCTGCTCTCTGCCTCTTCCGGCAATGGCCTGCCACAGGTTGAAAACCTGGAACACAGCGATAAGAAGTAATCGTTCAGAAGAAATGCAAAAGGCGCCTGATGGCGCCTTTTTTGTTGTCTGTTGCAGTTTGCAGTCATCGTAGGCCCGGTGGCGCTGCGCTTACCGGGCCTACTAAAACACTAAAAGCAAAAGATACAGACGAAAAAAAAGACGTCTTTCGACGTCTTTCTTCTGGAATATTGGTACCGAGGATGGGACTCGAACCCACAAGCCCGTTAGGGCACTACCACCTCAAGGTAGCGTGTCTACCAATTCCACCACCTCGGTACTGAAATACTTAGTGCGGGATATCGCTGGTCGGCTTAGCCGGTTCAGCTGGCTGAGTCTGCTCAGTTTTAGACGGAGCACTCAGATTGTCCCACTCGCTTCCTTTGCTGGTCTTGTTGCTGTTGATATTACCAAGCGCCAGACTGATGATGAAGAACAGCGTAGCCAGAATCGCAGTTGTACGGGTCATGAAGTTCGCAGAACCACTTGAGCCAAACAGCGTACCGGAAGCGCCTGCTCCGAAGGAGGCTCCCATATCAGCGCCTTTACCTTGCTGCAGCATAATCAGCGCTACGAGAGCGATGGCTACAATAAGGAAAACAACTAAAAGAGCTTCGTACATAATCAACCTGTTCCTTGCGGATTTGCCGCATACCAATGCTTCGACCAATTTAGCGGGATTTGTGTTTCCCACTGAAGCGGGTGTGAATACTAACCAAAGCGAATGGCCTTCGCAAGGGCAATTTCAGCGCATTGTATCAACTGCGGAAAAAAACAGCAAAAGCGCTTTCATCGAACAAAATAGAGGCGGCAAGCGCCGCCTTTTTAAACACTTACTGCGAAAAGTTATGCAGCTTTTACCGCATCAGCAATTCGGTGAGCGAACTCAGTGACCTGTGTCTCGTCTTCACCTTCGACCATCACGCGGATTAAAGGCTCAGTACCCGATTTACGCAACAGAACACGGCCGCGATTGCCCAATGCCGCTTCCACTTCCGCCATCACCGCCTTCACGTTTTCTGTTTCCAGCGGATCGCCACTTCCTGCGGTAAAGCGCACATTGACCAGAATCTGCGGGAACATTTTCATGCCACTGCACAGGTCGTGCAGGCTCATATGGTTGCGCACCATCGCAGCAACAACCTGAAGGCTGGCCACAATACCGTCACCGGTGGTGGT
Above is a window of Lelliottia jeotgali DNA encoding:
- a CDS encoding Preprotein translocase subunit SecG, which produces MYEALLVVFLIVAIALVALIMLQQGKGADMGASFGAGASGTLFGSSGSANFMTRTTAILATLFFIISLALGNINSNKTSKGSEWDNLSAPSKTEQTQPAEPAKPTSDIPH